A window of the Vigna angularis cultivar LongXiaoDou No.4 chromosome 3, ASM1680809v1, whole genome shotgun sequence genome harbors these coding sequences:
- the LOC108319741 gene encoding protein IQ-DOMAIN 2 isoform X2, whose translation MIQRMRISNYSLVQVRNAKKMGRKGSWFSTVKKALSPESKERNYQKTSRPKKKWFGKQKLQTSASQSETDKTPPLPPPEVILPHSEIETSHDDVKVETAVVAEEPVPAVQTEPVDVQATTIVQLHSKPTEEVAAIRIQKAFRGYLARRALRALRGLVRLRSLMEGPVVKRQAISTLRSMQTFAHLQTQIRYRRLRMLEENQALQKQLLQKHAKELESMRLGEEWDDSVQSKEQVEAKLLSKYEAAMRRERAMAYSFSHQQNWKNSSRSINPMFMDPTNPTWGWSWLERWTAARPWESPSLVEKEKNDNKSIRSSGRGITSAEISKSFAKFQLNSEKYSPTASQNPGSPNVESHSQQSHSNPPKSASPAAAKKLKKVSPKDIIAIDDETKSVMSVQSERARRHSIGGSTVGDDESLASSPAIPSYMVPTKSAKAKSRMQSPLAAENVTPNKGSPAGTAKKRLSFPASPARPRRHSGPPKVESSFNAEIAVGNGVSG comes from the exons ATGATTCAGCGAATGAGGATTTCAAATTACTCTTT GGTCCAAGTGAGGAATGCAAAGAAAATGGGGAGGAAGGGAAGTTGGTTTTCTACTGTGAAGAAAGCTCTGAGCCCTGAATCAAAGGAGAGGAACTATCAG AAAACAAGTAGACCAAAGAAGAAATGGTTTGGAAAACAAAAGTTGCAGACTTCAGCGTCACAATCCGAAACTGATAAAACACCTCCTCTTCCTCCACCCGAGGTTATTTTACCTCACTCTGAGATTGAAACCAGTCATGATGACGTCAAAGTTGAAACTGCAGTTGTTGCCGAGGAACCTGTTCCTGCTGTTCAGACAGAACCTGTGGATGTCCAAGCCACTACAATTGTTCAGTTACACAGTAAACCAACAGAAGAAGTGGCAGCAATAAGGATTCAGAAAGCTTTTCGGGGATACTTG GCAAGAAGGGCATTGCGGGCTTTGAGGGGACTGGTGAGGTTGAGATCACTCATGGAAGGGCCAGTGGTGAAACGTCAAGCCATTAGTACCCTCCGTTCTATGCAGACTTTTGCACATTTGCAAACTCAGATTCGTTATAGGAGGCTCAGGATGTTGGAGGAGAATCAAGCTCTACAGAAACAGCTCTTACAGAAACATGCAAAAGAGTTAGAGAGCATGAGG CTTGGTGAGGAATGGGATGACAGTGTACAATCGAAAGAACAGGTTGAAGCCAAGTTACTGAGCAAGTATGAAGCTGCTATGAGAAGAGAAAGAGCAATGGCTTATTCATTCTCTCATCAG CAAAACTGGAAGAATTCATCAAGATCCATAAACCCAATGTTCATGGATCCAACCAATCCAACCTGGGGTTGGAGTTGGTTGGAGCGATGGACGGCAGCCCGGCCCTGGGAGAGCCCTAGCTTGGTGGAgaaagagaagaatgacaataaatcTATTAGAAGTTCTGGCCGTGGCATTACCAGTGCTGAAATCAGCAAATCATTTGCTAAGTTTCAGCTCAATTCTGAGAAGTATTCTCCAACAGCGAGCCAAAATCCAGGCTCACCTAACGTTGAGTCACATTCCCAGCAATCGCATTCAAATCCTCCCAAGTCAGCTTCTCCAGCAGCTGCTAAGAAGCTGAAGAAAGTGAGTCCAAAGGACATCATTGCTATAGATGATGAGACCAAAAGTGTGATGAGTGTGCAGTCAGAGCGGGCAAGGAGGCACTCCATTGGTGGATCAACAGTGGGAGATGATGAAAGCCTTGCAAGCTCCCCAGCAATTCCAAGTTACATGGTGCCAACTAAATCTGCCAAAGCCAAGTCCAGAATGCAAAGTCCACTAGCTGCAGAAAATGTGACCCCAAATAAAGGGTCCCCTGCTGGGACTGCAAAAAAACGTCTTAGTTTCCCTGCTTCACCTGCTAGACCAAGAAGGCATTCAGGTCCACCAAAGGTAGAAAGCAGCTTCAATGCTGAAATCGCTGTGGGAAATGGTGTGTCTGGCTGA
- the LOC108319741 gene encoding protein IQ-DOMAIN 2 isoform X1: MGRKGSWFSTVKKALSPESKERNYQKTSRPKKKWFGKQKLQTSASQSETDKTPPLPPPEVILPHSEIETSHDDVKVETAVVAEEPVPAVQTEPVDVQATTIVQLHSKPTEEVAAIRIQKAFRGYLARRALRALRGLVRLRSLMEGPVVKRQAISTLRSMQTFAHLQTQIRYRRLRMLEENQALQKQLLQKHAKELESMRLGEEWDDSVQSKEQVEAKLLSKYEAAMRRERAMAYSFSHQQNWKNSSRSINPMFMDPTNPTWGWSWLERWTAARPWESPSLVEKEKNDNKSIRSSGRGITSAEISKSFAKFQLNSEKYSPTASQNPGSPNVESHSQQSHSNPPKSASPAAAKKLKKVSPKDIIAIDDETKSVMSVQSERARRHSIGGSTVGDDESLASSPAIPSYMVPTKSAKAKSRMQSPLAAENVTPNKGSPAGTAKKRLSFPASPARPRRHSGPPKVESSFNAEIAVGNGVSG; this comes from the exons ATGGGGAGGAAGGGAAGTTGGTTTTCTACTGTGAAGAAAGCTCTGAGCCCTGAATCAAAGGAGAGGAACTATCAG AAAACAAGTAGACCAAAGAAGAAATGGTTTGGAAAACAAAAGTTGCAGACTTCAGCGTCACAATCCGAAACTGATAAAACACCTCCTCTTCCTCCACCCGAGGTTATTTTACCTCACTCTGAGATTGAAACCAGTCATGATGACGTCAAAGTTGAAACTGCAGTTGTTGCCGAGGAACCTGTTCCTGCTGTTCAGACAGAACCTGTGGATGTCCAAGCCACTACAATTGTTCAGTTACACAGTAAACCAACAGAAGAAGTGGCAGCAATAAGGATTCAGAAAGCTTTTCGGGGATACTTG GCAAGAAGGGCATTGCGGGCTTTGAGGGGACTGGTGAGGTTGAGATCACTCATGGAAGGGCCAGTGGTGAAACGTCAAGCCATTAGTACCCTCCGTTCTATGCAGACTTTTGCACATTTGCAAACTCAGATTCGTTATAGGAGGCTCAGGATGTTGGAGGAGAATCAAGCTCTACAGAAACAGCTCTTACAGAAACATGCAAAAGAGTTAGAGAGCATGAGG CTTGGTGAGGAATGGGATGACAGTGTACAATCGAAAGAACAGGTTGAAGCCAAGTTACTGAGCAAGTATGAAGCTGCTATGAGAAGAGAAAGAGCAATGGCTTATTCATTCTCTCATCAG CAAAACTGGAAGAATTCATCAAGATCCATAAACCCAATGTTCATGGATCCAACCAATCCAACCTGGGGTTGGAGTTGGTTGGAGCGATGGACGGCAGCCCGGCCCTGGGAGAGCCCTAGCTTGGTGGAgaaagagaagaatgacaataaatcTATTAGAAGTTCTGGCCGTGGCATTACCAGTGCTGAAATCAGCAAATCATTTGCTAAGTTTCAGCTCAATTCTGAGAAGTATTCTCCAACAGCGAGCCAAAATCCAGGCTCACCTAACGTTGAGTCACATTCCCAGCAATCGCATTCAAATCCTCCCAAGTCAGCTTCTCCAGCAGCTGCTAAGAAGCTGAAGAAAGTGAGTCCAAAGGACATCATTGCTATAGATGATGAGACCAAAAGTGTGATGAGTGTGCAGTCAGAGCGGGCAAGGAGGCACTCCATTGGTGGATCAACAGTGGGAGATGATGAAAGCCTTGCAAGCTCCCCAGCAATTCCAAGTTACATGGTGCCAACTAAATCTGCCAAAGCCAAGTCCAGAATGCAAAGTCCACTAGCTGCAGAAAATGTGACCCCAAATAAAGGGTCCCCTGCTGGGACTGCAAAAAAACGTCTTAGTTTCCCTGCTTCACCTGCTAGACCAAGAAGGCATTCAGGTCCACCAAAGGTAGAAAGCAGCTTCAATGCTGAAATCGCTGTGGGAAATGGTGTGTCTGGCTGA